One Novosphingobium sp. G106 DNA segment encodes these proteins:
- a CDS encoding amidohydrolase family protein, translating to MGMNDLVIISVDDHITEPGDMFDKHLSGEALATAPKLRTKTDGTNFWEYQGKSIPSVGLNAVVGRPREEYGMEPTSFDQLRPGCYDVDARIADMNINGVAASLNFASFPMIDGGLFIQAEDKAQALTHLRAYNDWHVDAWCGAYPGRFIPCGLLPVWDMDATVAEIRRLSDKGCHAVSLNDNPTVRGLPSIHNPYWEPLYAVAAEVGTTLCLHIGGGNPAPHASMETPIEAWITTMPMSVSIGAADWLNLKALRNHPTLRIALSESGIGWVPYLMERADFSHEQHKAWTHSNAIFGSRKPSEVFKQHFTSCFIDDAYGLKNIDEIGEDNIAYECDYPHSDTLWPHVPERLWDTIKHLTEVQIEKITHGNAMRDFKFDPFQHHRREDLTVAALRRQAAEQGVDTSVRSSGGSAPLAEGEEARPITSGDIVQMFMKHAETA from the coding sequence ATGGGTATGAACGATCTCGTGATCATTAGCGTAGACGATCACATCACCGAGCCGGGAGATATGTTCGACAAGCACCTCTCGGGTGAAGCGCTGGCGACCGCACCCAAGCTGCGCACGAAAACCGACGGCACCAATTTTTGGGAATACCAAGGCAAGAGCATCCCGTCGGTCGGGCTCAATGCCGTCGTCGGGCGTCCGCGCGAGGAATACGGCATGGAGCCAACCTCGTTCGACCAGCTTCGCCCGGGGTGCTACGACGTCGATGCCCGCATCGCCGACATGAACATCAACGGTGTCGCAGCGTCGCTCAATTTTGCCAGCTTCCCGATGATCGACGGGGGGCTGTTCATCCAGGCGGAGGACAAGGCGCAGGCACTTACCCACTTGCGGGCCTACAATGATTGGCATGTGGACGCGTGGTGCGGCGCTTATCCCGGCCGCTTTATCCCCTGCGGGCTCTTGCCGGTGTGGGACATGGACGCGACAGTGGCGGAGATCAGGCGACTGTCGGACAAGGGCTGTCATGCCGTTTCGTTGAACGATAATCCGACCGTGCGCGGGCTGCCCAGCATCCACAATCCCTATTGGGAACCGCTCTATGCGGTCGCGGCGGAAGTCGGCACAACGCTTTGCCTGCACATTGGCGGCGGCAATCCCGCGCCGCACGCGTCGATGGAAACGCCGATTGAAGCCTGGATCACGACAATGCCGATGTCGGTGTCGATCGGCGCAGCCGATTGGCTGAACCTCAAGGCGCTCCGAAACCATCCGACATTACGCATCGCCCTGTCGGAAAGCGGCATCGGCTGGGTTCCCTATCTGATGGAACGCGCCGACTTCTCGCACGAACAGCACAAGGCCTGGACCCATTCTAACGCAATTTTTGGGTCGCGAAAGCCGAGCGAAGTGTTCAAGCAGCACTTCACGAGCTGCTTCATCGACGATGCCTATGGCCTGAAGAACATCGACGAAATCGGCGAAGACAATATCGCCTACGAATGCGACTATCCGCATTCCGACACGCTGTGGCCCCACGTTCCAGAACGCCTGTGGGATACGATTAAGCATCTGACAGAGGTCCAGATCGAAAAGATAACCCACGGCAATGCCATGCGGGATTTCAAGTTCGATCCGTTCCAGCATCATCGCCGCGAAGACCTAACCGTGGCGGCTCTGCGGCGCCAAGCGGCGGAGCAGGGCGTCGATACGTCAGTTCGCTCGAGCGGCGGCTCGGCCCCCCTCGCCGAAGGGGAAGAGGCGCGTCCGATCACGTCTGGAGACATCGTGCAGATGTTCATGAAGCACGCCGAAACCGCCTGA
- a CDS encoding TonB-dependent receptor, which produces MGSRIFDPFKIALLSGAALLSLATSPACAQSKPSPASESAVAYSPADIVVTGQRRDERLADVPMSIVAISEESVAKSGVVSVHDLNRLAPGVQINFAGCCTQPAIRGITTLTTGVGFENNVAIYVDGFYVPDNLSINGDISNLASIEILKGPQGTLWGRNATGGAILMNTKAPSDVLTGKFEAGYARYDEVSLSGYLSGPVTDKIRFSLSAYNRESDGYYKQLDSTGRVVGNAAPIKQRSARAKLAFDLGENTTATIGANYALASDPRGVIFTVFDHASPLLPAPPARAAQPRTASGTIPSVQRVKLGEGTFKLEHSAGSGKITSYTGYAVRKTKSAYDFDSSPADLIISTADFTQKTIQQTLDFNVTTIEGLNLIVGASYYHDDLKSTNSLGFGPFSGNTRTSIQLNAEAFAGYVDASLNVTDQFVLNVGARYTHEDKRVRFARYSRTTNAVIIAPMDQNVKFDAFTPKASVRYEISPRTNVYASISRGFRTGGFNPNGPDANGQFNPFKPERNTAYEIGLKTANSVFQFETAGFYYDYRDLQVGQTQLLPSGGLINIVSNSPKAKVYGVDALLSAQPVHNLNARIGVAYLHARYGAFANALGTGLNSLTQTNITNQVQDWTDQEMARAPEFSGNAALDYTIEGIAGGKLNLAGNVQFTSSFVPNNPSLYGSTASPAMQKVQRFRQGAYATLNLQASLSDMDDRYKITVYANNVTNKSYKMAYNGSFTGDYAVWSQPVTAGARLGVLF; this is translated from the coding sequence ATGGGTTCACGCATATTCGATCCGTTCAAGATTGCTTTGCTCAGCGGAGCGGCATTGTTGTCGCTGGCGACCAGTCCCGCTTGCGCCCAGTCGAAGCCCTCCCCTGCTTCCGAGTCTGCTGTTGCGTACTCTCCGGCTGACATCGTTGTTACTGGTCAGCGCCGTGACGAAAGACTGGCCGATGTGCCAATGTCGATCGTCGCGATTTCCGAAGAGTCCGTCGCAAAATCCGGCGTAGTCAGTGTGCACGACCTTAACCGACTGGCGCCAGGCGTTCAGATCAATTTTGCCGGCTGCTGCACGCAGCCCGCAATCCGCGGCATTACGACCCTGACTACCGGCGTGGGGTTCGAGAATAACGTCGCGATCTACGTCGATGGCTTCTATGTTCCGGACAATCTTTCGATCAACGGCGACATCTCCAACTTGGCAAGTATCGAAATTCTGAAGGGTCCGCAGGGCACGCTGTGGGGACGCAACGCCACGGGCGGAGCCATCCTCATGAACACCAAGGCGCCGTCCGATGTACTGACCGGCAAATTTGAAGCAGGGTATGCCCGTTACGACGAAGTCTCCCTCAGCGGTTACCTCTCTGGCCCAGTGACGGACAAGATCCGCTTCAGCCTGTCCGCCTACAACCGCGAAAGCGATGGTTACTACAAGCAGCTCGACAGCACTGGCCGGGTTGTCGGCAACGCCGCCCCGATAAAACAGAGGTCGGCGCGCGCGAAGCTCGCATTCGATCTGGGTGAAAACACCACTGCGACCATCGGCGCCAATTACGCGCTGGCATCGGATCCCCGCGGTGTCATCTTCACTGTCTTTGATCATGCCTCGCCACTGCTGCCTGCGCCGCCCGCCAGGGCTGCCCAACCCCGGACAGCCTCGGGAACAATTCCGTCCGTCCAAAGAGTAAAACTCGGCGAGGGCACTTTTAAGCTCGAGCATAGTGCCGGATCCGGAAAAATTACCTCGTACACTGGCTATGCGGTTCGCAAGACAAAAAGCGCCTACGATTTCGACTCCAGTCCTGCAGACCTCATCATCTCGACGGCCGATTTTACTCAAAAGACGATCCAACAGACGCTCGATTTCAACGTGACTACTATCGAGGGATTGAATTTGATAGTCGGCGCCAGCTACTATCACGATGATTTGAAGTCGACCAACTCCCTCGGTTTTGGCCCTTTCTCTGGCAACACGCGAACCTCGATCCAACTCAACGCGGAGGCCTTCGCCGGCTACGTGGATGCTTCGCTTAACGTAACGGACCAGTTCGTTCTCAACGTTGGCGCGCGTTACACACACGAAGATAAACGTGTACGATTTGCCAGATACAGCCGCACCACAAATGCGGTAATAATTGCCCCTATGGATCAAAACGTTAAGTTCGACGCTTTTACGCCGAAGGCGTCTGTGCGTTACGAGATCAGCCCCCGCACTAATGTGTATGCATCTATTTCAAGAGGATTTCGGACCGGCGGGTTCAATCCCAATGGTCCCGACGCGAATGGACAGTTTAACCCGTTCAAACCCGAACGAAACACTGCTTACGAGATAGGCTTAAAAACCGCCAATTCTGTGTTTCAATTCGAGACGGCGGGTTTTTATTATGATTACCGTGATTTGCAAGTTGGTCAAACACAGCTCCTTCCATCTGGCGGCTTGATCAATATCGTTAGCAACTCGCCCAAGGCAAAGGTTTACGGGGTAGATGCCCTGCTCTCTGCCCAGCCGGTGCACAACCTCAATGCGCGAATTGGGGTTGCCTATCTACATGCAAGATATGGTGCATTTGCCAATGCACTGGGAACGGGCTTAAATTCCCTCACTCAGACTAACATCACTAATCAAGTCCAGGATTGGACCGATCAAGAGATGGCGCGGGCACCGGAATTTTCGGGGAATGCCGCGCTGGACTATACGATCGAAGGGATCGCGGGCGGCAAACTTAACCTCGCCGGAAACGTGCAGTTCACATCATCCTTCGTCCCCAACAATCCCTCGCTTTATGGCTCAACCGCCTCGCCGGCCATGCAGAAGGTACAGCGTTTCCGTCAGGGCGCGTATGCCACGCTCAATCTGCAGGCGAGCCTCTCGGACATGGACGATCGCTACAAAATCACAGTCTATGCAAATAACGTGACAAACAAGTCTTACAAGATGGCCTATAATGGCTCCTTCACGGGCGATTACGCGGTCTGGTCACAGCCCGTCACCGCGGGTGCGCGTCTTGGTGTCCTGTTCTGA
- a CDS encoding AMP-binding protein: MKWTEKTDPSGFQTRWSDELAQRYLGEGHWTDSTLVDAARTAVALDPDHLLLIEGERRLTRRDAWEQALRLAGFFLSRGLRPGDVISFQLPNWIETAIIALAARMTGLVINPVPPIYRESELAYILADCRSKLIFVPGTFRKHDYRAMLDGLRASLPHLQEVVVVRDNGGAHLGRRDDPRARRRGVLAGG, from the coding sequence ATGAAATGGACTGAAAAAACCGATCCTAGCGGCTTCCAGACTCGGTGGTCGGACGAACTCGCCCAACGTTATCTCGGGGAGGGTCACTGGACCGATAGTACTCTCGTGGATGCTGCCCGCACCGCAGTGGCCCTGGATCCGGACCATCTCTTGCTCATAGAAGGCGAGAGGCGACTAACCCGCCGGGACGCCTGGGAACAGGCCCTCAGGCTTGCTGGGTTCTTCCTGTCACGCGGCCTCAGACCGGGCGACGTCATCTCTTTCCAGCTTCCCAACTGGATTGAAACCGCGATCATCGCCCTTGCCGCGCGAATGACCGGGCTTGTCATCAACCCGGTTCCACCGATCTACCGAGAATCGGAACTCGCCTATATCCTCGCCGATTGCCGCTCGAAGCTGATCTTCGTTCCTGGCACGTTCCGGAAGCACGATTATCGCGCAATGCTGGACGGATTGCGAGCCTCGCTGCCGCACCTACAGGAGGTCGTGGTCGTGCGCGACAATGGGGGGGCTCACTTGGGAAGACGCGATGACCCTCGCGCCCGCCGACGAGGCGTCCTTGCCGGAGGTTGA
- a CDS encoding AMP-binding protein → MTLAPADEASLPEVDPASVMMAMYTSGTTGKPKGVLHTHYSYDHRARAMGEAWKIGPDDVVFMPSPVTHITGALWAFDMTWIHGSASVLMDVWTAEEGVRCIEEHRCTVNGGATPFLQQLLDTAGDRPEAIASLRLFFCGGTTVSPDLIRKASETFPNCLFFRCYGSTEMVTATLGIRDRSQARLGAETDGEIVYPAELKIVDPAGDSPLPEGEEGEIVARGPGLFFGYAHPSDNDGNFDQEGFFRMGDLGRIVHGNYIVITGRKKDIIIRSGENISPKEVEDLLYTHPAVADVAIVAMPSPTTGEKGCAFIIPRPGTSVDLPEIRRFLDAAGLARQKFPEHLVLAEDLPRVPSGKIKKDVLRIRAREIAEAEGLPR, encoded by the coding sequence ATGACCCTCGCGCCCGCCGACGAGGCGTCCTTGCCGGAGGTTGATCCCGCCTCCGTGATGATGGCCATGTATACCTCTGGCACTACCGGCAAACCGAAGGGTGTGCTGCACACCCACTACAGCTATGACCATCGTGCCCGTGCCATGGGCGAGGCTTGGAAGATCGGCCCGGACGATGTCGTGTTCATGCCCTCGCCGGTCACCCACATCACTGGTGCGCTCTGGGCATTCGATATGACCTGGATCCATGGCTCGGCCAGCGTGCTGATGGACGTCTGGACCGCCGAGGAAGGCGTTCGCTGCATCGAGGAGCACCGCTGCACAGTGAACGGCGGTGCAACACCCTTCTTGCAGCAACTGCTGGATACGGCTGGCGATCGCCCCGAAGCCATCGCGTCGCTGCGCCTGTTCTTCTGCGGCGGCACGACGGTTTCGCCCGATCTCATCCGCAAGGCGAGCGAAACCTTCCCGAATTGTCTCTTCTTCCGTTGCTATGGTTCGACCGAGATGGTTACCGCGACACTGGGCATCCGGGATCGTTCGCAGGCCCGACTTGGTGCCGAAACGGACGGCGAAATCGTCTATCCTGCGGAGTTGAAAATCGTTGACCCGGCCGGCGACTCGCCGCTTCCCGAAGGTGAGGAAGGAGAGATCGTCGCCCGCGGTCCGGGCCTGTTTTTCGGTTATGCCCATCCTTCGGACAACGATGGCAATTTCGACCAGGAGGGCTTCTTCCGCATGGGTGACCTCGGCCGCATTGTGCACGGCAACTATATCGTCATCACCGGGCGCAAGAAGGACATCATCATCCGTTCGGGCGAAAACATCAGCCCCAAGGAAGTGGAGGACCTACTCTACACGCATCCGGCTGTGGCGGATGTCGCGATCGTCGCGATGCCGAGCCCAACGACGGGCGAGAAGGGCTGCGCTTTCATCATCCCACGTCCAGGCACCTCGGTCGACCTGCCCGAGATCCGCCGCTTCCTGGACGCGGCGGGTCTCGCGCGGCAGAAGTTTCCCGAACATCTGGTCTTGGCCGAGGATTTGCCTCGTGTTCCGTCAGGCAAGATCAAAAAGGATGTTCTGCGCATCCGCGCCAGAGAGATCGCAGAAGCAGAGGGCTTGCCCCGCTAA
- a CDS encoding alpha/beta hydrolase domain-containing protein yields the protein MIFRKTIARAAAGLILSVQPAAAASESAGAPVAAADRALPQVLGPIPVTAQSRPFLGAPAAAIQAAGYVEEEYFLSGNANTYD from the coding sequence ATGATCTTCCGTAAGACGATCGCCCGCGCCGCGGCAGGTCTCATTCTATCCGTCCAACCCGCGGCAGCGGCCAGCGAATCCGCTGGTGCTCCGGTCGCCGCTGCTGATCGAGCGCTGCCGCAGGTATTGGGCCCGATTCCGGTGACCGCGCAGTCGAGGCCGTTTCTCGGTGCGCCAGCAGCAGCAATCCAAGCCGCCGGCTATGTCGAGGAAGAGTATTTCCTCTCCGGCAACGCTAACACTTATGATTAG
- a CDS encoding SDR family NAD(P)-dependent oxidoreductase, whose product MRIDSTIAAVVTGGASGLGLATVNALCEAGVKVAIFDLNAESGARAAEATGAVFCQADVLSDDSLDAAFAKARAANGQERILVSCAGGGNARTTIRKDRETGALMVFPTAEFARVVNLNAVGTFATITRFAAGAATLDPVGGERGAIVCTASVAAQDGQMGQAAYAAGKAAIAGMTLPIARDLARFGIRINTILPGIFSTPLMNQAGQEMKDRLSAMTAYPNRFGDPAEYASLALELCRNTYMNAQAIRLDAGIRFAAK is encoded by the coding sequence ATGCGAATCGATTCCACCATCGCCGCCGTCGTCACCGGCGGTGCATCGGGCCTCGGCCTCGCCACGGTGAACGCGCTGTGCGAAGCGGGAGTGAAGGTGGCGATCTTCGACCTCAATGCCGAATCCGGCGCTCGCGCGGCCGAGGCAACCGGAGCCGTCTTCTGCCAAGCCGACGTGCTGTCCGACGACAGCCTCGACGCTGCCTTCGCCAAAGCGCGCGCGGCGAACGGGCAGGAACGTATCCTCGTCTCCTGCGCTGGCGGCGGCAATGCCAGGACCACGATCCGCAAGGACCGCGAGACTGGAGCGCTAATGGTGTTCCCAACGGCGGAGTTCGCCCGGGTGGTCAACCTCAACGCCGTGGGCACATTCGCCACGATCACGCGCTTTGCGGCGGGAGCCGCGACGCTCGATCCGGTCGGCGGCGAGCGTGGCGCGATCGTCTGCACCGCCTCTGTCGCGGCGCAGGACGGGCAGATGGGGCAGGCGGCCTATGCCGCCGGCAAGGCGGCGATCGCCGGCATGACGCTGCCGATCGCGCGCGACCTCGCGCGCTTCGGCATCCGCATCAACACTATCCTGCCGGGCATCTTCAGCACGCCACTGATGAACCAGGCGGGGCAGGAGATGAAGGACCGGCTGAGCGCGATGACCGCCTATCCGAACCGTTTCGGCGATCCGGCGGAATATGCCAGCCTCGCGCTCGAGCTCTGCCGAAACACCTATATGAACGCGCAGGCTATCCGGCTCGACGCCGGTATACGCTTCGCGGCGAAGTAA
- a CDS encoding DUF3237 domain-containing protein yields MIELIPLCTAIIDVAPPLAVGAGPAGVRSISDIRSVRVEGDRMRASLAGAAAADWMVLNGVVGIIDVRMTLRTDDDALIFVQYGGRLDLANRADGLFAHVAPVFETGDERYAWLNAIQAIGKGRLVTGPDGTRIEYEFCEVR; encoded by the coding sequence GTGATCGAACTGATTCCGCTCTGCACCGCTATCATTGATGTTGCGCCTCCGCTTGCCGTCGGAGCCGGGCCGGCAGGCGTTCGAAGCATCAGCGATATCCGCTCTGTCCGAGTTGAGGGCGACCGCATGCGCGCGAGCCTCGCAGGCGCTGCCGCGGCGGATTGGATGGTGCTGAACGGCGTGGTCGGGATCATCGACGTGCGCATGACGCTGCGCACCGACGACGATGCGCTGATCTTTGTTCAGTACGGCGGCAGGCTCGATCTGGCGAATCGGGCCGACGGCCTCTTTGCGCACGTCGCGCCCGTATTCGAAACCGGTGACGAGCGCTATGCGTGGCTGAATGCGATACAAGCGATCGGGAAGGGCCGGCTCGTGACGGGCCCCGACGGTACGCGGATCGAATATGAGTTCTGCGAAGTGCGCTAA
- a CDS encoding nuclear transport factor 2 family protein, whose product MNDMTLEDLNAFNIEWLRSWTAKDIARIAAMYAEDCSYKDGANTMGLSGRTMLVAYIEKLFPAVPDWIYTPDEIWPVEGGFCARWFLDMGGKKLRGFELVLLRGREIVANEVYTHEL is encoded by the coding sequence ATGAACGACATGACGCTCGAAGATCTGAACGCCTTCAACATCGAATGGCTGCGGTCTTGGACCGCGAAGGACATTGCCCGCATCGCGGCGATGTACGCCGAGGATTGCAGCTACAAGGACGGCGCCAACACCATGGGCCTGAGCGGGCGCACGATGCTGGTGGCCTATATCGAGAAGCTGTTCCCGGCGGTGCCCGACTGGATCTACACGCCCGACGAGATCTGGCCGGTCGAAGGCGGTTTCTGCGCGCGCTGGTTCCTCGACATGGGCGGGAAGAAGTTGCGTGGCTTCGAACTCGTCCTGCTCCGCGGGCGCGAGATCGTCGCCAACGAGGTCTATACGCACGAACTCTAG
- a CDS encoding aminoglycoside phosphotransferase family protein, whose translation MTVRTPRELIEIYWEQIYNAGEVELVREVCADPIIRHDPGFVTTLSHDEQIVRIHRSLAMKPLFTHRVLHADDTFVTSVWNMVSRDGRDITLCGIEVFEAQDGRFTRCWNSSYAKGFWGEDGDMFDLAALEPPLLIEAPAGITADWLQRAFAAGGAVAVQRLAMEPEITPIGHGTTSATVRVRAAYNDGHIIAPRSAICKIGKWPGGASAISPFERECQAYALFGDAPAFRVPRLYYGASDNSGLSNLLIEDLSGTARAGDQIAGCSVTEAGAVVRELARFHRGYCQRPDLFELAWLSRPRPLLPAYAKGAAELRDWLGDRIPAASFAVIDRFGALTERWLEHVPAYRTLIHGDPRVDNVLFEDKGESLRACLIDWQSLGSGDPQHDVAYFLSGSLSVEERRACERDLIAEHARLMAAADPHYTVERALESYRRHIVSGLWLTVIAAAFVERNAHNAQLLEVLVTRNTAAVQDWDGLAAIT comes from the coding sequence ATGACCGTCCGCACGCCGCGCGAGCTGATCGAGATCTATTGGGAGCAGATCTACAATGCCGGCGAGGTCGAGCTCGTCCGTGAGGTTTGCGCCGATCCGATCATCCGCCACGATCCGGGCTTCGTCACCACGCTCAGCCACGACGAGCAGATCGTCCGCATCCACCGCAGCCTGGCGATGAAGCCGCTGTTCACCCACCGGGTGCTCCATGCCGACGACACATTCGTCACCTCGGTTTGGAACATGGTGAGCCGCGACGGGCGCGACATCACTTTGTGCGGGATCGAAGTGTTCGAGGCGCAAGACGGTCGCTTCACCCGCTGCTGGAACTCGAGCTATGCCAAAGGTTTCTGGGGCGAGGACGGCGACATGTTCGATCTCGCCGCGCTGGAGCCGCCGCTGCTGATCGAGGCGCCGGCTGGGATCACTGCCGACTGGCTGCAGCGCGCGTTCGCCGCGGGCGGTGCGGTCGCGGTGCAACGTCTGGCAATGGAACCCGAGATCACCCCGATCGGGCACGGCACCACCAGCGCCACTGTGCGGGTGCGCGCGGCCTACAATGACGGCCACATCATCGCGCCGCGCAGCGCGATCTGCAAGATCGGCAAGTGGCCGGGCGGCGCCAGCGCGATCAGCCCGTTCGAACGCGAGTGCCAGGCTTATGCGCTGTTCGGCGACGCGCCCGCCTTTCGCGTGCCGCGGCTCTACTATGGCGCCAGCGACAATAGCGGCCTGAGCAACCTGCTAATCGAGGACTTGTCCGGCACGGCGCGCGCAGGCGACCAGATCGCCGGCTGCTCGGTTACCGAAGCCGGCGCCGTCGTTCGCGAACTGGCGCGCTTCCACCGCGGCTATTGCCAGCGGCCGGACTTGTTCGAACTCGCCTGGCTGAGCCGCCCCAGGCCGCTGCTCCCAGCCTATGCCAAGGGCGCGGCCGAGCTGCGCGACTGGCTGGGCGACCGCATCCCCGCTGCATCCTTCGCCGTAATCGATCGCTTCGGTGCGCTCACCGAACGCTGGCTCGAACACGTACCCGCCTATCGCACACTGATTCACGGCGACCCGCGGGTCGACAACGTCCTGTTCGAGGACAAGGGCGAAAGCCTGCGCGCCTGCCTGATCGACTGGCAGAGCCTCGGCAGCGGCGATCCGCAGCACGACGTCGCCTATTTTCTCTCCGGCAGCCTGTCGGTCGAAGAGCGACGCGCCTGCGAGCGCGATCTAATTGCCGAACATGCGCGCCTGATGGCCGCGGCCGATCCGCATTACACGGTCGAGAGAGCGCTCGAGAGCTATCGGCGCCACATCGTCTCGGGCCTGTGGCTTACGGTGATCGCCGCCGCTTTTGTCGAGCGAAACGCACACAACGCACAGCTCCTCGAGGTGCTTGTCACCCGCAATACCGCAGCGGTGCAAGATTGGGACGGGCTGGCAGCAATTACCTAG
- a CDS encoding GFA family protein, translating into MQLTGGCYCGAVRYVAEGEPTLRAQCHCRECQYITGGGPNYFMMMPQDGFRYVAGTPASFARSDIANPVTREFCGTCGTHLVTRLKAFPSVVLKVGGLDDPASYGQPQAAIFLVDRQPFHLVPEGVAEFATTP; encoded by the coding sequence ATGCAGCTGACCGGCGGATGCTACTGCGGCGCGGTGCGCTATGTCGCCGAGGGCGAACCAACGCTGCGCGCGCAATGCCATTGCCGCGAATGCCAGTACATCACCGGCGGCGGGCCCAACTACTTCATGATGATGCCGCAGGACGGATTCCGCTATGTCGCCGGCACCCCGGCGAGCTTCGCCCGCAGCGACATCGCGAACCCCGTCACGCGCGAGTTCTGCGGCACTTGCGGCACGCATCTCGTCACCCGGCTGAAGGCCTTCCCCTCGGTCGTGCTCAAGGTCGGCGGGCTCGACGATCCCGCTAGTTACGGTCAACCGCAGGCCGCGATCTTCCTGGTCGATCGCCAGCCCTTCCACCTCGTACCCGAGGGCGTGGCCGAGTTCGCGACGACGCCATGA
- a CDS encoding SDR family oxidoreductase, protein MGDHIAGKSVIITGAGSGFGKLTAEKLGAEGARLTCLDIDGNAAETTAAAIRAGGGEAQAFVADVTSIDDMRRAAATTITAYGAIDVMVNNAGTMPLAFIADHAAALPAWSRCIDINFKGVMHGSIAVYDQMMAQGRGHIVNLSSIYGNRPSAGAAVYGATKAAVDYFSHALRQEARGRIKVTVIKPTGVMATALMGTVVNQAAGVGIMGHNVASFYEDYGKLKGDAPGALADPENIGYAFLTPEHIADAIVHTVNQPWGISISDITVRASGEHYIA, encoded by the coding sequence ATGGGTGATCACATCGCCGGCAAGTCCGTCATCATCACCGGCGCGGGCAGCGGCTTCGGCAAGCTGACGGCCGAGAAGCTGGGCGCCGAAGGCGCCCGGCTCACTTGCCTCGATATCGACGGCAACGCCGCCGAAACGACCGCAGCGGCGATCCGTGCCGGCGGCGGCGAGGCGCAGGCGTTCGTCGCCGACGTCACCAGCATCGACGACATGCGCCGCGCCGCCGCCACCACGATCACCGCCTACGGCGCGATCGACGTCATGGTGAACAATGCCGGGACAATGCCGCTCGCCTTCATCGCCGATCATGCCGCTGCCCTGCCCGCCTGGAGCCGCTGCATCGACATCAATTTCAAGGGTGTCATGCATGGCAGCATCGCCGTCTACGACCAGATGATGGCGCAGGGGCGCGGCCATATCGTCAATCTCTCGTCGATCTACGGCAATCGTCCCTCCGCCGGTGCCGCGGTCTATGGCGCGACCAAGGCGGCGGTCGACTATTTCTCGCACGCCCTGCGCCAGGAGGCGCGTGGGCGGATCAAGGTGACAGTGATCAAGCCGACCGGCGTGATGGCGACGGCCCTGATGGGCACCGTCGTCAACCAGGCGGCAGGCGTCGGCATCATGGGCCATAACGTCGCCAGCTTCTATGAGGACTACGGCAAGCTGAAGGGCGACGCACCGGGCGCGCTGGCCGATCCCGAAAACATCGGCTACGCCTTCCTCACCCCCGAGCACATCGCCGACGCCATCGTTCACACGGTCAATCAGCCGTGGGGCATATCGATCAGCGACATCACGGTGCGCGCCTCGGGCGAGCACTACATCGCGTGA